One Flavobacterium sp. 90 DNA segment encodes these proteins:
- a CDS encoding TonB-dependent receptor yields MKYKFTISFLSFCFFLLASTSVSAQEKASIKGQISLTNNQAADNVSVVLKGTKIGTNTDSNGFYEIKNLKPGSYVIKVSSVGHSSKEKSISLNAGDEIIEDFTISSNSEQLDEIVINGNGKKNPLARKETQQVSRLPLKNLENPQVYTTITSELLKEQVVSNIDDALKNAPGLSPLWASTGRGGDGAGYFSLRGFAVQPTMTNGLPALNNGSIDPANIDKIEVIKGPSGTLFGSSLISYGGLINLTTKKPYDHFGGEVSYTAGSYGLNRVTADINTPVDDEHKINFRVNTAYHTENSFQDAGFRKSFFFAPSLSYQASDRLSFFINTEFMNNKQTNPTMLFLDRGAPLRVHNMDELGYDNKRSYTSNELAIETPSYSLQGQMNYKISDEWTSQTVLSRGSSTSEGYYTYLYESTQFFPTQVNQGIVLGRSMNYQNTTTLTTDIQQNFIGDFKLGNLRNRIVVGLDYFNRGQVDNGSGYVSNGRVYIGNLDLATVNQYVFGITDPAKYITNGDSGNLTKAGSDKLIAETNANNNKTKQEVISAYASDVINITPALSAMASLRVDRFMTAGDVTTNADDFNQTSFSPKFGLVYQPIIDKVSIFANYMDGFTNTAPTSDIGLSGASIPRTFKPEHANQFEIGTKLNVLKDKVYATFSYYDIKVTDQVYTVYGSTGGVPTQTSFQDGEQRNKGFEAEIVANPVTGLNIVAGYSYVDALLTAGDPSFVGNRPESSGPRNTANFWASYKFPQGDLQGFGLGFGGNYADKNLIMNRNVVGQFAIPSYTVLNSSIFYGTEKFTLTLKLDNIANVDTYDGWSTIHPKNMRAVSANFSYRF; encoded by the coding sequence ATGAAATATAAATTTACAATTTCTTTCTTAAGCTTTTGTTTTTTTCTATTGGCAAGTACTTCAGTTTCTGCACAAGAAAAAGCGAGCATTAAAGGACAAATTAGTTTAACAAACAATCAGGCTGCAGACAATGTTTCTGTAGTTCTAAAAGGAACTAAAATAGGAACGAATACAGACAGTAATGGTTTTTATGAAATTAAAAATCTTAAACCAGGAAGTTATGTAATTAAAGTATCTTCTGTTGGACACTCATCTAAAGAAAAAAGCATTTCTCTAAATGCGGGTGACGAAATAATAGAAGATTTCACAATTAGTTCAAATTCTGAGCAATTAGACGAAATTGTAATTAATGGTAATGGTAAAAAAAATCCATTAGCTCGTAAAGAAACACAGCAAGTATCAAGATTACCCCTTAAAAATCTTGAAAACCCACAAGTTTATACTACAATTACAAGCGAATTATTAAAAGAGCAAGTAGTTAGTAATATTGATGATGCACTTAAAAATGCACCAGGATTATCTCCGCTTTGGGCTTCTACTGGACGTGGTGGTGACGGTGCCGGATATTTCTCTCTAAGAGGATTTGCTGTGCAGCCAACAATGACAAATGGATTACCTGCATTGAATAACGGAAGTATAGATCCTGCAAATATTGATAAAATTGAAGTTATTAAAGGGCCTTCTGGAACTTTATTCGGAAGTAGTTTAATTTCTTACGGAGGTTTAATCAACTTAACTACTAAAAAACCTTACGATCATTTTGGCGGAGAGGTGAGCTATACAGCAGGAAGCTATGGATTAAACCGTGTAACTGCAGACATTAATACTCCCGTAGACGATGAACACAAAATTAATTTCAGAGTTAATACTGCATATCATACAGAAAACAGCTTTCAAGATGCTGGATTTAGAAAATCATTTTTCTTTGCTCCATCTTTATCTTACCAAGCCAGCGACAGACTTTCGTTCTTTATTAATACTGAATTCATGAACAATAAACAGACGAATCCTACTATGTTATTTTTAGACAGGGGTGCACCGTTAAGAGTTCATAATATGGATGAATTGGGTTATGATAACAAACGTTCTTATACAAGTAACGAACTTGCGATTGAAACTCCTTCTTACTCTCTTCAAGGACAAATGAATTACAAAATCTCCGATGAATGGACTTCTCAAACCGTTCTTTCCAGAGGATCATCTACATCTGAAGGGTATTATACTTATTTATATGAAAGCACACAATTTTTCCCTACACAAGTAAATCAAGGAATTGTTTTGGGACGTTCAATGAATTATCAAAATACAACAACTTTAACAACAGATATTCAACAAAACTTTATTGGCGATTTTAAACTTGGAAACCTAAGAAATAGAATTGTTGTTGGCTTAGATTACTTTAACAGAGGTCAAGTTGATAATGGTTCCGGATACGTATCTAATGGAAGAGTTTATATCGGAAATTTAGATTTGGCAACTGTAAACCAATATGTATTTGGCATTACAGATCCCGCAAAATATATTACAAATGGTGACAGTGGTAACCTAACAAAAGCTGGTTCTGATAAACTTATAGCAGAAACTAATGCAAACAATAACAAAACGAAACAAGAGGTTATTAGTGCTTATGCATCAGATGTAATCAATATTACTCCTGCATTATCTGCAATGGCAAGTTTACGTGTAGACCGTTTTATGACTGCTGGTGATGTTACTACAAATGCTGATGATTTTAATCAAACTTCTTTTTCACCTAAATTTGGTTTAGTTTATCAACCAATTATTGACAAAGTTTCGATTTTTGCCAACTACATGGATGGTTTTACTAACACAGCCCCAACAAGTGATATTGGTTTAAGCGGCGCATCTATTCCAAGAACTTTCAAGCCAGAACACGCTAACCAATTTGAAATCGGAACGAAATTAAATGTTCTTAAAGACAAAGTTTACGCAACATTTAGCTATTATGACATCAAAGTAACAGATCAGGTTTATACTGTTTATGGTTCTACAGGCGGAGTACCTACTCAAACTTCTTTCCAAGATGGAGAACAAAGAAACAAAGGTTTTGAGGCAGAAATCGTTGCAAATCCAGTTACTGGTTTAAACATTGTTGCTGGTTACAGCTATGTAGATGCTCTCTTAACTGCAGGAGATCCTTCGTTTGTAGGAAACAGGCCTGAGAGTTCAGGACCAAGAAACACAGCAAACTTTTGGGCAAGCTACAAATTTCCTCAAGGAGATTTACAAGGTTTTGGTTTAGGTTTTGGTGGAAATTATGCTGACAAAAACTTAATTATGAATAGAAATGTTGTAGGTCAGTTTGCAATTCCTTCTTATACTGTTTTAAATTCTTCTATTTTCTACGGAACAGAGAAATTTACATTGACATTAAAATTAGACAATATTGCTAATGTTGATACTTACGATGGTTGGTCTACAATTCACCCAAAAAACATGAGAGCTGTATCTGCGAATTTCTCATACAGATTTTAA
- a CDS encoding PepSY-associated TM helix domain-containing protein, with the protein MNNRHYNIYFHTHTVSGIVISVVLFVIFFAGSFSFFRDEIINWERSESTAITREIQLDYNQALKKLDKEYVLHGRNITISKPSLENRVAVYMEGTKDTLAPAKQKEGSFFYLDNKNFKSFTYEQSYSLGEFLYRLHFLAQIPYPVGYYLSGFTALFFLFAIVTGLLLHWKKIVSNFYIFRPKEKLKTLWTDAHTALGMIGLPFQFVYAVTGTFFMIKLLIVAPAVMALYKGDQDKLYKELEYNDPDYKFDNKKLATPFDINQLVSKTKSNWKDFEINKVFIQNYGDANMHVIVEGEMLAHKKFTGIGKVIYRIADGKEIARKNPITQNNYLDVVKNVLYRIHFGDYGGYALKIVSFILGIITCFVIISGVMIWLVARQKNNLPEKKRRFNAAVVRIYLAICLSMYPITALAFIVTKIFYPLTQENLYLVYFVGWLALTIFFILKKNDAFTNRFCLISGSILGFLIPITNGIVSGNWFWNSFLQNKIQIFFIDVFWIVLASITLYVAYHLKPKKTN; encoded by the coding sequence ATGAATAACCGTCATTACAATATCTATTTTCATACGCATACCGTTAGCGGTATTGTCATCAGCGTTGTGCTATTTGTAATTTTCTTTGCAGGATCTTTTTCTTTTTTTAGAGATGAAATCATCAATTGGGAAAGAAGTGAATCTACTGCTATTACAAGAGAAATTCAGTTAGATTACAACCAAGCGTTAAAAAAACTGGATAAAGAATACGTTTTACACGGAAGAAATATCACCATCTCTAAACCATCTCTTGAAAACAGAGTTGCCGTTTATATGGAAGGAACCAAAGACACTTTGGCTCCAGCCAAACAAAAAGAAGGATCATTCTTTTACTTAGACAATAAAAATTTTAAATCATTCACTTACGAACAATCGTATTCTTTAGGCGAATTTTTATATCGTTTACATTTCTTAGCTCAAATACCTTATCCGGTTGGATATTATCTTTCAGGATTTACTGCTTTATTCTTTTTATTCGCGATTGTAACCGGGCTTTTATTGCATTGGAAAAAAATTGTGTCTAACTTTTATATTTTCCGTCCAAAGGAAAAATTAAAAACATTGTGGACAGATGCTCACACAGCATTAGGAATGATTGGTCTGCCTTTTCAGTTTGTATACGCGGTAACGGGAACTTTTTTTATGATAAAACTTCTAATCGTCGCTCCGGCTGTAATGGCATTATACAAAGGCGATCAGGACAAATTATACAAAGAATTAGAATACAATGATCCTGATTATAAATTTGATAATAAAAAATTAGCAACTCCTTTCGACATCAATCAATTAGTTTCAAAAACAAAAAGCAACTGGAAAGATTTTGAAATTAACAAAGTATTTATTCAGAATTATGGCGATGCAAATATGCACGTTATTGTAGAAGGTGAAATGCTCGCTCACAAAAAATTCACCGGAATTGGGAAAGTAATTTACCGAATTGCGGACGGAAAAGAAATCGCCAGAAAAAATCCTATTACGCAAAACAACTATCTTGATGTTGTAAAAAATGTTTTGTACCGAATTCATTTTGGAGATTATGGTGGATATGCCTTAAAAATAGTGAGTTTCATTTTAGGAATTATTACTTGTTTTGTGATTATTTCCGGTGTAATGATTTGGCTCGTTGCCAGACAAAAAAACAATTTACCAGAAAAGAAAAGACGTTTTAATGCTGCCGTTGTTCGCATTTATCTGGCAATATGTTTGAGCATGTATCCAATTACAGCACTTGCTTTTATTGTGACTAAAATATTTTATCCGTTGACTCAGGAGAATTTATATCTTGTTTATTTTGTTGGATGGTTAGCGCTTACAATCTTTTTTATCCTTAAAAAGAATGACGCGTTTACCAACAGATTCTGTTTGATTTCCGGAAGTATTTTAGGTTTTCTTATTCCTATTACAAACGGAATTGTTTCCGGAAATTGGTTTTGGAATTCATTTTTACAGAATAAAATACAAATTTTCTTTATTGATGTTTTCTGGATTGTTTTGGCTTCAATAACGCTTTATGTCGCTTATCATTTGAAACCTAAAAAAACTAATTAG
- a CDS encoding TonB-dependent receptor: MKRKFTLMLIGFCFLLLAQTSALAQQKTTIKGTVTAVNGEALENVSVQLRGTKIGALTDSQGSYEIKNINLGNYTIRVSALGHTPKEKKIIVNGEAEIVENFTINTNTEELEEVFIKGNINKYNKSESPFVSKMQIKNLENSQVYSVVTKSLMRDQLVINQDDALKNVPGLYQLWAATGKVGDGGSYFASRGFVTQSLLRDGIAGKITNSVDAANLERIESIKGPSATLFGSILTSYGGLINRVTKKPTETFRGDISYQSGSYGLNRLSVDINTPLNDEKTALLRINAAYNDANTFQDYGKNRSYFFAPSFSYKINDKLTISIDAELSSVNSSSPAFTYIPYGQTPNSINLHNANEIARDWKRSFTGGEFMMDTKTANIFAQAHYQINENWKSQTIFSSSANQSDGPQAWFYLLGNNKMSRNAWNMVGKDNIVEFQQNFNGQTELFGMKHQLLFGGDILRSETNSSLGYLGGDPNNPFKTDYDIVDYSAANPNYYNFNPNNIEPLFVNGYQYRTITSLTTYSVYAADVINITDQLILSAALRFDHYKNNGTYDPSTNINSGAFSQNSFSPKLGLVYQIIKDKVSIFGNYQNSFKNIGYLFANVNGNPELKQFDPEKANQFEAGVKLNILQDKLSANLSYYNIDVKNIVRAGQVVNTNVQDGNQTSKGFEAEVTTNPFSGLNLIFGYAFNDSKLNNANADVNGLRPETAGPENLINYWISYSLQTSKLRGLGFGIGGNYGSETFVYNRNPTGSGNPADVETFVLPSYAVVNATLYYDQPKYRLSLKVDNLTDELYFNGYTTVNVQAPRTFMGSITYKF; encoded by the coding sequence ATGAAGAGGAAATTTACACTAATGCTAATTGGTTTTTGTTTTTTATTATTGGCACAAACATCTGCTTTAGCACAACAAAAAACCACAATAAAAGGAACTGTAACAGCTGTAAATGGTGAAGCTTTAGAAAATGTTTCCGTTCAATTGAGAGGAACTAAAATTGGAGCACTTACTGACAGCCAAGGTTCATACGAAATAAAAAATATCAATTTAGGAAACTATACCATACGTGTTTCTGCTCTTGGTCATACACCAAAAGAAAAGAAAATTATTGTAAATGGTGAAGCCGAAATCGTAGAAAACTTCACCATTAACACAAATACTGAAGAACTTGAAGAGGTTTTTATAAAAGGAAACATCAATAAATACAATAAATCCGAAAGTCCTTTTGTCTCAAAAATGCAGATTAAAAACCTGGAAAATTCTCAGGTTTATAGCGTTGTCACAAAAAGTTTAATGCGAGATCAATTGGTTATTAATCAAGATGACGCTTTAAAAAATGTTCCCGGATTGTACCAACTTTGGGCTGCAACCGGAAAAGTAGGTGATGGAGGTTCTTATTTCGCTTCACGCGGATTTGTAACACAAAGTTTATTACGAGATGGAATTGCCGGAAAAATCACAAACAGTGTTGATGCCGCAAACTTAGAAAGAATCGAAAGTATAAAAGGTCCTTCGGCAACGCTTTTTGGAAGCATCCTAACTTCTTATGGCGGACTAATTAACAGAGTCACCAAAAAACCAACAGAAACTTTTAGAGGAGATATTAGTTATCAATCCGGAAGTTATGGTTTAAACCGATTGTCTGTTGATATTAATACGCCTTTAAATGATGAAAAAACAGCGCTATTAAGAATAAATGCAGCTTACAATGATGCAAATACTTTTCAGGATTACGGAAAAAACAGAAGTTACTTTTTTGCTCCATCATTTTCTTATAAAATCAATGACAAACTAACCATTTCTATCGATGCTGAGTTGTCTTCGGTTAATTCTTCATCGCCTGCATTTACTTATATTCCGTACGGACAAACGCCAAATAGTATTAATTTACATAATGCAAATGAAATTGCAAGAGACTGGAAAAGATCTTTTACAGGCGGCGAATTCATGATGGATACTAAAACCGCTAATATTTTTGCGCAAGCACATTATCAGATTAATGAAAACTGGAAATCACAAACTATTTTTAGTTCCAGCGCCAATCAATCTGATGGACCTCAGGCTTGGTTTTATTTATTAGGAAACAACAAAATGTCGCGAAATGCCTGGAATATGGTTGGAAAAGACAATATTGTTGAGTTTCAGCAAAACTTCAATGGTCAGACGGAACTTTTTGGTATGAAACATCAATTGCTTTTTGGTGGTGATATTTTAAGATCAGAAACCAACAGCAGTCTTGGATATCTTGGCGGAGATCCTAATAATCCTTTCAAAACAGATTATGATATTGTAGATTATTCTGCTGCAAATCCTAATTATTACAATTTCAACCCCAATAATATTGAGCCCTTATTTGTAAACGGCTATCAATACAGAACGATTACTTCCCTGACAACTTATAGCGTTTACGCTGCTGATGTTATCAATATTACAGATCAATTAATTCTTTCAGCTGCTTTGCGTTTTGATCATTATAAAAATAACGGAACTTATGATCCTTCGACAAATATAAATTCAGGCGCTTTTTCTCAAAACTCATTTTCTCCAAAATTGGGACTTGTGTATCAAATTATAAAAGACAAAGTTTCAATCTTCGGAAACTATCAAAATAGTTTTAAAAACATTGGATATTTATTTGCTAACGTAAACGGAAATCCTGAACTGAAACAATTTGATCCTGAAAAAGCCAATCAATTTGAAGCGGGTGTTAAGTTGAATATTTTACAAGACAAACTAAGCGCCAATTTAAGCTATTACAATATTGATGTAAAAAACATTGTTCGCGCAGGACAAGTTGTTAACACAAACGTTCAGGACGGAAATCAAACGAGTAAAGGATTTGAGGCTGAAGTTACTACAAATCCGTTTTCTGGATTGAACCTTATTTTTGGATATGCATTTAACGATAGCAAATTGAACAATGCAAATGCAGATGTAAATGGTTTGAGACCTGAAACTGCAGGTCCTGAAAATCTAATTAATTATTGGATTAGTTATAGTTTACAAACTTCTAAACTAAGAGGATTAGGTTTTGGCATTGGAGGAAATTACGGCAGCGAAACTTTTGTGTACAACAGAAACCCAACCGGTTCAGGAAATCCTGCAGATGTTGAAACCTTTGTTTTACCATCATATGCTGTTGTAAATGCTACGTTATATTACGATCAGCCCAAATACAGGCTTTCTCTAAAAGTAGATAACCTTACAGATGAACTTTATTTTAATGGTTACACTACCGTGAATGTGCAAGCTCCAAGAACTTTTATGGGAAGCATAACTTATAAATTTTAA
- a CDS encoding PepSY-associated TM helix domain-containing protein yields MSFKKQVRFLHKWLGLISGLIVFIISFTGCIFCFHDEIKDITRKEWRLVEPQNKPFLLPSVLKEKAKEIAPKNKASMVSYYGKNRSVIVYTYSDTENLYLYFNPYTGKYLKTENPKTDFFIIVEYIHLYLLLPDYIGKHIIGGATIIFILLLISGIIQWWPKRRSDLKRSFSVKWSAKWRRVNYDWHNTSGFYISIIAVIIAITGLTFTYEWVGDGIYKTFNVGGDKAAETKTPVIDTTKFDMNSIAAVDRAFIETMKLQPKAEMCFVTFPQQKSDIISTGAYPHTLRYDHQSNYYFHPGDGKLMQSDPYSKKTLGLQVVEMNYGIHTGQILDLPGKIIAFIISLIAAALPVTGFVIWYGRRNKSCKK; encoded by the coding sequence ATGAGTTTCAAAAAACAAGTACGTTTTCTACATAAATGGCTCGGATTAATTTCCGGGCTTATTGTTTTTATTATAAGCTTTACCGGTTGTATTTTTTGTTTTCATGACGAAATAAAAGATATTACCCGAAAAGAATGGCGTTTGGTTGAACCTCAAAATAAACCATTTTTACTGCCTTCTGTTTTAAAAGAAAAAGCCAAAGAAATTGCTCCAAAAAATAAAGCTAGCATGGTTTCTTATTATGGAAAAAATAGATCGGTAATTGTTTACACATATTCTGATACTGAGAATCTATACCTTTATTTTAATCCGTACACAGGAAAATATCTAAAAACAGAAAATCCTAAAACCGATTTCTTTATAATTGTCGAATACATTCATCTGTATCTGCTTTTACCGGATTATATTGGTAAACATATTATTGGCGGTGCAACAATCATCTTTATATTATTATTGATTTCAGGAATTATTCAGTGGTGGCCAAAACGACGAAGTGATCTTAAAAGAAGTTTCTCTGTAAAATGGTCTGCAAAATGGCGCCGTGTTAATTATGACTGGCACAATACTTCCGGATTTTATATTTCGATAATAGCCGTAATTATTGCTATTACAGGTTTAACTTTTACTTACGAATGGGTTGGAGACGGAATTTACAAAACTTTCAATGTTGGAGGCGATAAAGCTGCCGAAACAAAAACTCCAGTAATCGACACTACCAAGTTTGATATGAATTCGATTGCCGCAGTAGATCGCGCTTTTATCGAAACTATGAAACTTCAGCCAAAAGCCGAAATGTGTTTTGTTACTTTTCCACAGCAAAAAAGCGACATTATAAGTACAGGAGCTTATCCGCATACTTTAAGATACGATCATCAAAGCAATTATTATTTTCATCCCGGCGATGGAAAATTAATGCAAAGTGATCCTTATTCTAAAAAAACTTTAGGATTGCAGGTTGTCGAAATGAATTATGGAATTCACACAGGTCAAATTCTGGATTTACCCGGAAAAATAATCGCATTTATAATTAGTTTAATTGCTGCCGCTTTGCCAGTAACAGGTTTTGTAATTTGGTATGGAAGAAGAAACAAATCCTGCAAAAAATAA
- a CDS encoding membrane-binding protein has product MKKCVILVAILFSGILVAQEVKPELEVVGNKVKATYYYENGNVQQEGFFKDGKLDGVWVSYDEKGNKLAVGEYTDGMKTGKWIFFNEKNLSEVAYENSQVSSVKNLQKNALANRN; this is encoded by the coding sequence ATGAAAAAGTGTGTAATTTTAGTTGCAATATTGTTCTCTGGAATTCTAGTTGCACAAGAGGTAAAACCTGAATTAGAAGTTGTTGGAAACAAAGTAAAAGCTACTTACTATTATGAAAATGGTAATGTACAACAAGAAGGCTTCTTTAAGGATGGTAAATTAGACGGCGTTTGGGTATCGTATGATGAAAAGGGAAATAAATTGGCTGTAGGAGAGTACACAGACGGAATGAAAACTGGAAAATGGATTTTCTTCAATGAAAAAAATCTTAGCGAAGTTGCTTATGAAAATAGTCAGGTAAGCTCAGTTAAAAATTTACAAAAAAATGCTTTGGCAAACAGAAATTAA
- a CDS encoding TlpA disulfide reductase family protein, whose translation MNKLFVTGLLIFSALNVIGQTKNQIKFTAKIANRNSDTLVIKGNDNFKQVIPIDKKETFLASFTAPKGFYVFSDGTESSRLYLKPNSEVNLTLNAKEFDETIVYKGKGVDESNFLAQQALRNEKLEEAFSKEPAEFAVILEAKNKTDKESLEKGSFDPDFVTAMKGNFERFNEFAIRNYESAVKANKFNGKPSPDFDYENHKGGKTKLSDLKGKYVYIDLWATWCAPCRAEIPYLQKIEEKYHGKNIEFVSVSIDKLKDTEKWKKFVDDKKLGGIQLLADKDWESEFVTNYGVTGIPRFILVDPNGIVVKADAARPSEPELQAQLDSLLK comes from the coding sequence ATGAACAAACTTTTTGTTACTGGTCTGTTGATTTTTAGCGCTTTGAATGTTATCGGTCAAACCAAAAATCAAATTAAATTTACGGCTAAAATTGCCAATAGAAATAGTGACACGCTTGTCATTAAAGGAAATGATAATTTTAAACAAGTTATTCCGATTGACAAAAAGGAAACTTTTCTGGCTTCTTTTACTGCGCCAAAAGGATTTTATGTGTTTTCTGATGGAACTGAATCTTCAAGGTTATATTTAAAACCAAATTCTGAGGTGAATTTAACGTTGAATGCCAAAGAATTTGATGAAACTATTGTTTATAAAGGTAAAGGTGTTGATGAAAGTAATTTCTTGGCACAACAAGCTTTAAGAAATGAAAAACTTGAAGAAGCTTTTTCTAAAGAACCAGCTGAATTTGCTGTAATATTAGAAGCTAAGAACAAGACGGATAAAGAAAGTTTAGAAAAAGGGTCTTTTGATCCTGACTTTGTAACTGCAATGAAAGGTAATTTTGAACGTTTTAATGAATTCGCCATTAGAAATTATGAAAGCGCAGTTAAAGCAAATAAATTTAACGGAAAGCCTTCTCCTGATTTTGATTATGAAAATCATAAAGGAGGAAAAACAAAATTATCTGATTTAAAAGGTAAGTATGTTTATATCGATCTTTGGGCAACTTGGTGTGCGCCTTGTAGAGCTGAAATTCCTTACCTTCAAAAAATTGAAGAAAAATATCACGGAAAAAACATTGAGTTTGTGAGTGTTTCGATTGATAAATTGAAAGACACTGAAAAATGGAAGAAATTTGTAGATGATAAAAAATTAGGAGGAATTCAATTATTAGCAGATAAAGATTGGGAATCTGAGTTTGTTACTAATTATGGCGTAACCGGAATTCCTAGATTTATCTTAGTTGATCCAAACGGAATTGTTGTAAAGGCTGATGCTGCAAGACCATCTGAACCAGAACTTCAAGCGCAGTTAGATTCATTATTGAAGTAA
- the aspS gene encoding aspartate--tRNA ligase, with protein sequence MYRSHNCGELNASNINTEVTLAGWVQKSRDKGFMNWVDLRDRYGITQLIFDEGRTDKTVFELAKTLGREFVIQVKGTVIEREAKNKNIPTGEIEILVSELTILNAALTPPFTIEDETDGGEDIRMKYRYLDIRRNPVKNSLLFRHKVAMEVRKYLSDLDFCEVETPYLIKSTPEGARDFVVPSRMNEGQFYALPQSPQTFKQLLMVGGMDKYFQIVKCFRDEDLRADRQPEFTQIDCEMAFVEQEDILNVFEGLTRHLLKEIKGIEVDKFPRITYDYAMKTYGNDKPDIRFGMEFGELNEFAQHKDFPVFNAAELVVGIAVPGAGNYTRKEIDALIDWVKRPQVGASGMVYAKCNDDGTFKSSVDKFYDQDDLGQWAKITGAKPGDMIFVLSGPANKTRAQLSALRMELATRLGLRNPEEFAPLWVVDFPLLELDEESGRYHAMHHPFTSPKPEDMQLLETEPGKVRANAYDMVLNGNEIGGGSIRIHDKATQQLMFKYLGFTEEEAKAQFGFLMDAFQFGAPPHGGLAFGLDRLVAILGGQETIRDFIAFPKNNSGRDVMIDAPATIDDAQLKELHIKVDLI encoded by the coding sequence ATGTATAGAAGTCATAATTGTGGCGAATTAAACGCCTCAAATATTAATACGGAAGTTACACTTGCGGGTTGGGTTCAAAAATCACGCGATAAAGGATTTATGAATTGGGTTGATTTACGCGACCGTTACGGAATTACACAACTTATTTTCGACGAAGGTCGTACTGATAAAACTGTATTTGAATTGGCTAAAACTCTTGGTAGAGAATTTGTGATTCAGGTAAAAGGAACTGTTATTGAGCGTGAAGCTAAAAACAAAAATATCCCAACTGGTGAAATCGAAATTTTAGTTTCTGAACTAACGATTCTAAACGCAGCATTGACGCCTCCATTTACAATTGAAGATGAAACTGATGGTGGAGAAGACATCAGAATGAAATACCGTTACTTAGATATTAGAAGAAATCCTGTAAAAAACAGTTTATTATTTCGTCACAAAGTAGCAATGGAAGTTCGTAAATATCTATCTGATTTAGATTTTTGTGAAGTTGAAACTCCTTACCTAATTAAATCGACTCCGGAAGGCGCGAGAGATTTCGTTGTACCAAGCCGTATGAACGAAGGACAATTTTATGCTTTACCACAATCTCCACAAACTTTCAAGCAATTATTGATGGTTGGTGGAATGGATAAATATTTCCAAATCGTGAAATGTTTCCGTGACGAGGATTTGCGTGCAGACCGTCAGCCTGAGTTTACACAAATCGATTGCGAAATGGCATTTGTGGAACAAGAAGACATTTTGAATGTTTTTGAAGGTTTGACAAGACATTTACTAAAAGAAATCAAAGGTATTGAAGTAGATAAATTCCCAAGAATTACCTACGACTATGCTATGAAAACATATGGAAATGACAAACCGGACATTCGTTTTGGGATGGAATTTGGTGAGTTAAACGAATTTGCACAACACAAAGATTTTCCAGTATTCAATGCTGCTGAATTAGTTGTGGGAATTGCAGTTCCGGGCGCAGGAAATTATACTCGTAAAGAAATTGACGCATTAATTGACTGGGTAAAACGTCCTCAAGTTGGAGCATCAGGAATGGTGTATGCAAAATGTAATGACGACGGAACTTTTAAATCATCTGTAGATAAATTCTACGATCAGGACGATTTAGGACAATGGGCAAAAATTACAGGAGCAAAACCTGGCGATATGATTTTTGTACTTTCTGGACCGGCTAACAAAACACGCGCTCAGCTTTCTGCACTTCGTATGGAATTAGCAACTCGTTTAGGATTGCGTAATCCGGAAGAATTTGCTCCGTTATGGGTTGTTGATTTCCCATTATTAGAGCTTGACGAAGAAAGCGGTCGTTACCACGCAATGCATCACCCGTTTACCTCTCCAAAACCAGAAGACATGCAATTATTAGAAACTGAACCAGGAAAGGTTCGTGCTAATGCATACGATATGGTCTTGAACGGAAATGAAATTGGTGGAGGATCTATTCGTATTCACGATAAAGCGACTCAACAATTAATGTTTAAATATTTAGGTTTCACCGAAGAAGAAGCAAAAGCTCAATTTGGTTTCTTAATGGATGCTTTCCAGTTTGGAGCACCTCCACACGGAGGTTTAGCATTTGGTTTAGACAGATTGGTTGCTATTTTAGGAGGACAAGAAACAATTAGAGATTTTATCGCATTCCCAAAAAATAATTCAGGACGCGATGTTATGATTGATGCTCCTGCTACAATTGACGATGCTCAATTAAAAGAATTACATATCAAAGTTGATTTGATCTAA
- a CDS encoding cold shock domain-containing protein, with the protein MRTGTVKFFNESKGYGFITDEETGKDIFVHASGINAEELREGDRVSYEEEEGRKGKVAAKVAVI; encoded by the coding sequence ATGCGTACAGGTACAGTAAAATTTTTCAATGAATCTAAAGGTTATGGATTCATTACAGACGAAGAAACAGGAAAAGATATCTTCGTTCACGCTTCAGGAATTAACGCGGAAGAATTACGCGAAGGTGACCGTGTAAGCTATGAAGAAGAAGAAGGAAGAAAAGGGAAAGTTGCTGCTAAAGTAGCAGTAATCTAA